Below is a window of Verrucomicrobiota bacterium DNA.
ATTCAGGAAAATCTCAGCCTCCGCCGCCGAAAGAGGATTTACGTCTCTAGCCGTTCGTCCGAAATCCCTGCCAGCTTGACCCGATACCCACGTTACCGCTGCCAAAGATAGAAAAGCACAGACGCAAAACCTTTGAAGGCTCCGCGTCATGTCCTCACGAACCGGTTCCGTCTGTTGACGGTTTGTCCAGATCCTCTAGCTGAAGAGCTTCGGACTGAGGGGTATCCGGTTCTGCAGGAACTGCTTCACCTTCTTCCGAAACGGCTGCAGAGGATTCCGTCGATTCAGACTGGTCGCCATCTTCGGTAGTCTCAGTAGCGGCAGGAGTGTCCGTGGACGGCTCCTCTTCGATGTTGGTCAACGACACGCCTGGGGCTCCCCCATCGGCACGCTCAACAGTCGCAAGCGTCGCCAGATAAAGACCGAAGGATAGTATGAAAAAACCGATGATAGCGTAGATGGTCCCGCGGGTAAGGACATTCGTTGCTTCACCACCAAATGCCTGTTCGGCAGCACCTCCCCCAAGTGCGGCACCCATGCCTGAATTCGCACTAGGCTTCTGCATGAGGACGAGCAAAGTCACGAAAAAGCAGATAAGGATCAGAACTACCGAAAAGAGAGCTATCAAAAACGTGGCCATGGAAAATAAAAACCGAAGAGAATGAGTAGATGGAAGGGACCTTTCAACCCCGAAAGTCATTAGAAGCTACGCGTTTTCCTGCGCTGATTCGTCGTACCAGTATCCCTTTTTAGCACTACCCCACCCTGAGTATGCGGGCAACATGGCCTCCGTTCCGAAAATCCAATGTCCCATCGATTGATCCCAAAAATCATCTTTTCGAGTTCGCACACAACACTGGGGATTGATTCTTCCTTCCGCGTCTTCTTTAATCGAAGGTTGCATGTATTCGCGGGACGCCAAACAACGGTACTCAATACCAGCTCTAAAGACTTGGTCACGGTGGCTGGCACGGGATTGGGAAGACCATTTTTCCCCCGATAGACTCTCGCAAGGGAGACGTTTGTATCGCACCAACCGAATCAGCGAAATTTCACTCACCCCTCAGGATTTGACCGTTTCCGTCGATACTGCGGAAGGCGAAGCCTACTCCATTGTCGAGTGGTCGCGGATCGGCCCGAGAGTCCGCGACTCACGAAATGATCCCGACCTCGGACACTCGATCGCGATTGCAGGTCTCTACGAAGTCGAGGAGTTGATCGCAGACCGACTGACACCCCTTCCCTTCCAAGTCACCAACTCGCCGTCTTCTAAAGGATCTGATCAGGGCTCAAACAATTCCCAAGAACCAACGCCGAGTAGAATTGAGGCTAAACCCGTTATCCTTCTCTTCATCGAGGGAGAAAAACTCTGCTTTCGTAGCTTGCCCACCCATGAGTCAGGCCGCGATGAGTCTTCCGCCCATCGGGAAAAACTCATCCAACTCTCTCACATGGCGCGACAGAGCGGCTTTCGCTTCAATAGTCATTCGAAGATTTTTGAGATGCCCGAAACGGAGATGTTTCTCAGCTTTCTGCGAACAGGCGTGCCTTCTTGGCGTCCCTATTTTGACATCCGTCAAACGGCGGATGTGAACCTGCTCGACTATGGTCAGCGGGAAGTTCACCTCCAAGCCAAGGTCTCCCGCTCCACAGCTGGGAAAGGACTCAGATTGGAATGGACTTCCGAGCTCAACGGCGAGCGGCTGTCCGAGGCGGAGATTAACCGACTCATCCGTCGCAAAGAAAGTCCACTATTTCTTCCGGGACGCGGCCTTGTTCGTCTGGATCCTGACGGCATTCATCTTTCTCATCAGTTGGACGGACTGCCGAAAGAGAAGAGACAGGATCTACCGCCCTACTTGTTTCTGAGCCTATTTCAAACCCAACCGGTTACCTTTCAACTCTCTCGGGAGGTCAGCGATTGGGTTGAGGCTCTGAAGTCTCCCGACGCAGTACCTCCTGCGGGCACACCGGATTTTCTAAGACCCTACCAGAAACGTGGCGTCGCACATCTCCACCACCTTTGCCAGCACGATTGCCACCCCTTGCTTGCCGACGAAATGGGCCTCGGCAAAACGGTTCAGGTACTTTCCCTTTTGAATCTAGACGGATTGAGAGAGGCTTCTTCTCTCGTAGTATGTCCGGCTAGCGTAGTTCCTGTATGGATACGGGAGGCCGAACGCTTCTTTCCGTATCTAAAGGTCAAGACTCTTCGATCTGGAGAATCCTGGAAAGACGACAGTGAAGTCTGCCTGTGGATAGCCAGCTATACTCAGCTTCGTCGCCATCGACCTCTTTTGGAAGAGCATCGGTTTCGTTACGCTGTTCTGGATGAAGCCCAACAAATCAAGAACCCTGATGCCAAGGTGAGTCGTTCCTGCTTTGCCATAAAGGCCGTCCACCGGATTGCTCTAACCGGGACTCCTGTCGAAAACAGTCAGATGGACTTGTGGTCCATTTTCCGCTTCTTGATGCCCGACCTTCTCGGCAGTCGCCGGGAGTTTTTTGATCAAATGACCCGGGACAGCAAGTCGTTGATAGAGCGTGTCAAGCTACAAGCGGCACCGTTCCTGATTCGTCGCACGAAGAAAGAGGTCGTGCAGGAACTACCCGGGAAGGTTGAGACAGACCTGTTCTGTTCCATGGGCGACCCCCAAACCAAAATCTATAACCGGATTGCCGATACGATTTTTCAAGACTTCAACACTGGCTATCAGAGTATGAGTGGCCAGCGCAGCTTTCACTTTCTTACCGCGATCACCCGGCTTCGACAGGCTTGTTGTGATCTGCGGCTTCTTCCAACACCGTTTCTCGAGGAATCGGATGTGAATCTGGAAGCCCCGCTCGCGTCACTTAGCGGTAAACTCGAAACCCTTAGCGAGCACCTCAAGGAGATCCTCGTCGGCCCCCGGAAAGTAGTTGTTTTTAGCCAGTTCGTCTCGCTTCTGGATAGAGCAGAGGAACTTCTGCGCGACCGTTTTCCGCAGACGACTCTCTTTCGCCTAACTGGCTCTACCAGAGACCGCGAAGTGCCGGTCGCAGAGTTTCAAAAGCATCGCCGCGCGGGCGTGATGCTCGCCAGTCTCAAAGCGGGTGGCACCGGAATCACTCTCCATGCCGCCGACTACGTCTTCCTTCTCGATCCATGGTGGAACCCGGCCGCCGAACAACAGGCGATTGACCGTGTCCACCGAATTGGCCAACAGAAAACCGTATTTGTCTATCGGCTCATTACCCAGAACACCATTGAGGAGAACATTCAGCGTCTGAAGGAGGAGAAAACCGGCCTTTTCAAGGAGATCGTCGAATCCTCACGTCCACTCGAGGCGATTCGGACGCACTTTGATACGATCGAGAGCTTCCTTCGCCCTTGATCGGAGCCTCCTGTTCTTGCCTCCCGGCGAACAAGGCCGTTGTCTTTCCGAACGGCCATGAAAGTTCTCTCGCTCTACCACATCAAAGGAGGTGTCGGAAAGACTACCTCTGCAGTGAATCTCGCCTACGCTGCTGCAACGGAAGGATTTAGTGTCTTACTTTGCGACCTCGACCCACAGGCTGCTTCGACTTTCTACTTGCGGGCGAAGCCACCGACCAAGATGAAAACGGGCAAACTCATCAAGGGGAAATCGTTTGCCCACAAACAAGTTCGACAAACCGAGTTTATTCATCTGGATCTGCTTCCCGCGCACCTCGAGTTCCGCCATCTCGACCGGACCCTGGACGAGGAAAAGAAGTCTTCGACCGCACTCTCTGCCCTCTTCAAGGGATTCAAGGGGGATTATGATTTGATTGTCGCGGATGCACCTGCCGGGATCTCTTTGCTCTCCGAAAACCTGTTTCGACTGTCACATCTCGTGTTAGTCCCAACGATCCCCTCTACACTCTCCGTCCATACCTTTGACCAAGTGAAGGGTTTCTTTGAGAAAAACAACCTTCCGGTAAATCGCTTAAAAGCCTTTTTCTCCATGGCAGACCAAAGGAAAAAACTTCACCGCGAAACCATGGAGGAATCCCGCGAAGGAAGCCCTCACTTCCTCGCACAAACGATTCCTTCGGCAAGCATTATCGAGCAGATGGGGACTCACCGCCGTCCGGTAGCCGCTTTCGCAAGAACCTCCCCCGCCGCAGCTTCTTTCCAGTCCCTTTGGTCGGAGGTGCGCACAGAACTCGGGTTGGACTAGGGCCTGTACGGGACATCGCAACCCGGCTTGAGGACTACCTTTATGATGAACTTGCAGATGAAGAACCATTGACAATGGCATTGTAATAACTTTTGTTATCACTATGGCCATTGAAACCAAAGTCCGTCGAATCGGGAACTCACTCGGAATCGTTATACCTAAGGAAGCACTGCACACTCTAAAAGTCGAAGAGGGTGCCTCGCTCTACCTTACCGAAGCCCCGGAGGGTTCGTTACGCATTACACCGGAACGGCCGGGCTTTGCGGAGAAAATGGCAATTGCTGACAGCTTGATGAAGAGGTATCGAAATGCTCTTCGAGAGTTAGCAAAGTGAAAGAACCGGTTTGGATAGATGCCACCGATTGCCTTGCGGTTCATTCTTCTGCTCTTGAAAGATTTGGTGGTGCGGATGGTTTGCGTGACGAAGGACCGCTTTTGGCGGCATTGGATCGGCCAAAAAATCTCTTCGCATACGGAAAGCCCGACCCTTTTGATTTAGCGGGATCCTACGCCAGTGGGATCATTAAAAATCATCCGTTCTTGGATGGGAACAAGCGAACCGGCTTCCTCACTGCCACCCTGTTCCTCGAGTGCAACCAATACTTGTTCTCCGCTACCGAAGAGCAGGTAGTTGAGCGAACGCTGGCCTTGGCGTCGGGTGCGATACCGGAGGCCGATTACACCGAGTGGCTTCGGGAGTCCTCCGAAACTTCGGACTAGGAAGCATAAGAATTTGCCTCGCAGTTTCGGGTAGCATCGGCCGTGAGGCCGATGACCACACGGACTACGGACCCGCATCGCTATCCCGCCACACCTGCAGCAGTCCACTCCCGTGGGATGAGGGTTCACCCCTCGATCATCTACTTCGTATTCCAGCCATCTTGGTCGAGGCGTAACCGTCCTTCGCCTTGCTGGCTACGGAGGTCAAGA
It encodes the following:
- a CDS encoding AbrB/MazE/SpoVT family DNA-binding domain-containing protein encodes the protein MAIETKVRRIGNSLGIVIPKEALHTLKVEEGASLYLTEAPEGSLRITPERPGFAEKMAIADSLMKRYRNALRELAK
- a CDS encoding type II toxin-antitoxin system death-on-curing family toxin, which translates into the protein MKEPVWIDATDCLAVHSSALERFGGADGLRDEGPLLAALDRPKNLFAYGKPDPFDLAGSYASGIIKNHPFLDGNKRTGFLTATLFLECNQYLFSATEEQVVERTLALASGAIPEADYTEWLRESSETSD
- a CDS encoding AAA family ATPase is translated as MKVLSLYHIKGGVGKTTSAVNLAYAAATEGFSVLLCDLDPQAASTFYLRAKPPTKMKTGKLIKGKSFAHKQVRQTEFIHLDLLPAHLEFRHLDRTLDEEKKSSTALSALFKGFKGDYDLIVADAPAGISLLSENLFRLSHLVLVPTIPSTLSVHTFDQVKGFFEKNNLPVNRLKAFFSMADQRKKLHRETMEESREGSPHFLAQTIPSASIIEQMGTHRRPVAAFARTSPAAASFQSLWSEVRTELGLD
- the secG gene encoding preprotein translocase subunit SecG, coding for MATFLIALFSVVLILICFFVTLLVLMQKPSANSGMGAALGGGAAEQAFGGEATNVLTRGTIYAIIGFFILSFGLYLATLATVERADGGAPGVSLTNIEEEPSTDTPAATETTEDGDQSESTESSAAVSEEGEAVPAEPDTPQSEALQLEDLDKPSTDGTGS
- a CDS encoding DEAD/DEAH box helicase, giving the protein MYSRDAKQRYSIPALKTWSRWLARDWEDHFSPDRLSQGRRLYRTNRISEISLTPQDLTVSVDTAEGEAYSIVEWSRIGPRVRDSRNDPDLGHSIAIAGLYEVEELIADRLTPLPFQVTNSPSSKGSDQGSNNSQEPTPSRIEAKPVILLFIEGEKLCFRSLPTHESGRDESSAHREKLIQLSHMARQSGFRFNSHSKIFEMPETEMFLSFLRTGVPSWRPYFDIRQTADVNLLDYGQREVHLQAKVSRSTAGKGLRLEWTSELNGERLSEAEINRLIRRKESPLFLPGRGLVRLDPDGIHLSHQLDGLPKEKRQDLPPYLFLSLFQTQPVTFQLSREVSDWVEALKSPDAVPPAGTPDFLRPYQKRGVAHLHHLCQHDCHPLLADEMGLGKTVQVLSLLNLDGLREASSLVVCPASVVPVWIREAERFFPYLKVKTLRSGESWKDDSEVCLWIASYTQLRRHRPLLEEHRFRYAVLDEAQQIKNPDAKVSRSCFAIKAVHRIALTGTPVENSQMDLWSIFRFLMPDLLGSRREFFDQMTRDSKSLIERVKLQAAPFLIRRTKKEVVQELPGKVETDLFCSMGDPQTKIYNRIADTIFQDFNTGYQSMSGQRSFHFLTAITRLRQACCDLRLLPTPFLEESDVNLEAPLASLSGKLETLSEHLKEILVGPRKVVVFSQFVSLLDRAEELLRDRFPQTTLFRLTGSTRDREVPVAEFQKHRRAGVMLASLKAGGTGITLHAADYVFLLDPWWNPAAEQQAIDRVHRIGQQKTVFVYRLITQNTIEENIQRLKEEKTGLFKEIVESSRPLEAIRTHFDTIESFLRP